GCCCTGATCACCGACCTGGCGCTCGGGCCGCTCGCGGACGAGGCCGACGTCGTCTTCGCCCTCGGGACCGGCTCGCGCCTGGTCTTCGACTCCTACGCGGCCCCGGGCGTGATGTGCTCGGCGCTGCTGCAGGCCATGACGGACGCGGATCCGGAGCGGACGCAGGCGCGGCTGGAGGAGTACGAGCAGGTCGCCGACCAGCACCAGTTCTTCCTCAGGGACTGAGCGGCGGCAGGGGCTGAAAGGCTCGTCCGGACCGCGTGCGAGGGGGCCAGGACCACGTGGAGGGACCCCACGTGCAGAGCTCACAGGTGGACCCCGCATGCGCGGCTGACAGGTAGACCTCACATGGGGATCATCCGCAACAAAGCGCGCATGAATGTTTTCATGCTCCTTGCAAACCAGTTGGCATATACAAATACTGCTCACGGATCGCGACCCGGCCAGTTTCCGGATCCGTTCCGCACCCGTGGAGCCGGGTCCTACCCACTCCGGGTCCCGGGTGTTCGTGGCGGCCCCGGCCATCCCCTAGGCCGGGGCCGCCCCGACCCGTCGTCCACCCACGCGACGCCGCACACCCGGAAGCGATGATCATGCCCCTGACGACCACGCGCCTCAGCCCGGACTGGCCCTGCCAGGTCAAGACCCCCGGGAGCTACGACTGGGAACGCTCCGCGGCCAAGTGGCTGCGCGAGCTGGTGCCCACGCGCTACGCCGGATATCCCGTGTTCATCCGCCACCCCGTCCTGCTCGCCCGGCACGCCCAGATCCAGGTCCAGAACGAGATCCGGGTCGCCCGCACCGCCCTGCAGACCGCCCGCGCCGACCTGCCCGGATTCGGCCTGCACGAAGGGGTCATCGAGCACACGATCAAGCTGTACGCGGCCGAGGTCATGCAGCTCCAGCACATCGCCCGCAGCGTCCGGGCGGTCACCCAGGCCCTGGTCGAGGCGAACCGACAGCCTTGAGCCTGCGGGCATGACTCGCGCCGCGCGTGGCACACGTGGGGGAATGAGCACCACCGAAGGCCGGCGCGGCGAGCCCGTGACCACGGTTCTGACCTGGCAGGTGCGCCCCGGCCGCGAGGAACGGTTCGAGGAGTGGACGCGCGGCATCACCCGCTGCGCCCGGCAGTTCCCCGGCAACGAGGGCGTCTCCTGGCTTGCGCCGGAGGACGGCCACCGCTACCACGCGGTGCTGCGCTGGTCCGACCAGCACCGGCTCGCCGCCTGGCTGGAGTCGGAGGAGCGCGCGCACTGGCACCGGCGGATCGAGGACATCGCCACCGAGGTCAGCAGCGAACGCCAGTCGACGACCGGCATGGAGACCTGGTTCGATCTGCCCGGCACCACCGTGCGGGCCCCGCCCCGGTGGAAGATGGTCCTCACGACCTTCCTCGGCGCCTACCCCTGCACCCTGCTCATCCAGTGGCTGGTGACGCCCCACACCACCGGCTGGCCGCTGCCCCTGCGGGCCGCCGTCTTCCCGCTGATCCTGCTGCCGGTGCTGACGTATCTGCTGATGCCGCGGCTGAGCCGCCTGCTGCGGCTGTGGCTCTATCCACGCGGCGGCGGCTGAGCGGTTTCCCGTGAGCAGATGCGCCCCCTGGGACGCCTGGGGCGGGGGATCAGTCCGTGCGTACGAGGCGGTCTTCGAATCGGGCCGGGTGTGCAATGCTCAACGCGTGACGAGCGAGCCCGTGACGCCGGCGCAGCCCGGTGCCGCACCGGACCTGGTCGAACTGGCCAAGGTCGTCGCCCGGCAGCGCGCCGAGCTGGACCGGCTGCGCGACCAGGCGGCCACCTCGGCTGTCGTGGAACGGGCCAAGGGCGCGGTGATGGCGCTGAGCGGGTGTACCGCCGACGCGGCGGGCGAACGGCTGGTCCAGCAGGCCGAAGC
The Streptomyces tuirus genome window above contains:
- a CDS encoding antibiotic biosynthesis monooxygenase, translating into MSTTEGRRGEPVTTVLTWQVRPGREERFEEWTRGITRCARQFPGNEGVSWLAPEDGHRYHAVLRWSDQHRLAAWLESEERAHWHRRIEDIATEVSSERQSTTGMETWFDLPGTTVRAPPRWKMVLTTFLGAYPCTLLIQWLVTPHTTGWPLPLRAAVFPLILLPVLTYLLMPRLSRLLRLWLYPRGGG